A region of the Cytobacillus luteolus genome:
CGTGGGAAAAGGGGCCGATCCCTCTAGAATATGCGATTACTGGACTTGGGCCACTATTTATTCGAATTGCAAACTTTGACTATTTTAAAGAAATGATGGAAAAGGTGTTGCAGTTTAAGGAGATTGGTCAAGAAGGTGACTTTCATTTGTTTGAGGTAGGCGAAGGTGGAAATGGCGCACAGGTTGTTGTGGAGGAAAACTCAACACTTCCTCAAAGCTACCAAGGCTTTGGTACCGTTCACCATGCAGCATTCCGAGTAGAAGATCGTTCTGTGATAGACGAGTGGGATCAACGCTTGCGTAGCTTTGGTTTTCAAACATCAGGTTTCGTAGACCGTTATTTCTTCGGGTCATTGTACGCGCGAGTAGCTCCGCAAATACTATTTGAATTTGCAACAGATGGGCCAGGGTTCATGGGGGATGAGCCATATGAAACGCTTGGAGAAAAGCTTTCGCTACCTCCATTCCTAGAGCCGAAACGTGAGCAAATTGAAAAGCTCGTGCGTCCGATTGATACAGTGCGAAGTACGATAGAATTTACAAAAGAATAATTATGTCTTTTGGGGCCTGACCCCCGGTGCGCTAATGCTTTAAAGCGCCGGGGGTCAGGCCCCCAATTTTATAGTTCTGTTGTTGAGAGGATGAGGTCTGTGTGGATGTGTTTGGATTTTAGTGCTTTTTGTAGTGTTTCTAGTGATAGGTAATCGATTTTAAGTAATTGTCCATCTTTATTAAACAGATAGACATAAAAGTTTGTATCAAGCTTGTTTAAGAATAGGTGTAAATTCGTTCCTGCTTTTTGAAGGTAGATGCTATCAAATTCGATGATACCAAGGAGATGTTTGCTATTTTTTATGGTATGCTCCATTCCCTCAAGAACTAATGCTTCATAGCCTTCTACGTCAATTTTAAAGAGAATTCGTTCTTTCTTCAGATTTGCTTCTTTTAAGAGGGAGTCCACAGTGATGGTTGGAACCACCTTTTTTTCAACTTTTTCAAAATTAAATGCATTACCTGATGATGTGCCGGACCAGTTTTTATCAATGTAAAAGGGGTGTGTTTGTTGTTCACGGTTGGTAGCAAATGCGTGTATGATGTTAAATTGTGACTTATTTGGATGATTCTCTAATGACTTGTCTATATAGTTTAACAGTTGTTCATTCGCTTCAATTCCATATATTTTTGTTGATTTTGGATATTTCACTGTAAACAGATATTCGCCGTAATTGACGCCAACATCAAGAACGATGGTGGGAGAAAAAGAATGGACAGAACTTACCCAAAACCTGGCCAAGCCCTCCTGAATCAGTCCATTACGAATGAGAAGCGCTCTTCCTCGGTTTTCTTCAGGGTTGATATGCAAATCAAAGGATGAAGGTAGCTTAATAGAAGAAGGTAACTTTTCAAAATGGATCGTTTTATATTTTATGAAGAGGCCTACATTTACGAGATGTTTCCATATTTTTGGGTACTTCGACCATACTTTAGTAACAATAGGCATTTCAACTAAGTTTCTATATAAATTACTCATATCCAAACCTCCTTATCCAAGTGTCTACCTCTATCATAATGGGTGAATATGAATTCTACGTTAAGCTAATTTAAATTTTCAAACGTGTAAAACAATGCAGTTACGCGCACTAAATGTTTATTGTTAATTTTCACTTAAACTCCTTTACTCTTCTCAAAAGAACTTTTACATAAGCTTCATACTCACATCACAAATGCTCGTTACAATAAAGGTAACTAAACGATAAGGAGTTACTAGAATGATAACGAAATGGGTCAATCATTTGCATCAATGGGAATGTGGTTTGTTTCTTACATTAAACAGTCGTTTTGATCGTCAACATCTTAATTTATTTTTTCGCCAAATCACTCATCTAGGTGGTGCTAGATTTACGATTATTATCACGATAGCCATTATTCTCATTTCATTTATGCCTTTGAAAATGTGGGCAATTGAAAGTGCCATCGCTCTTGCCACAAGCCATATGTTAGTGAGTATCATTAAGAAACTATATCCGAGGTCTCGTCCTTATCTATCTGTTTCACATGCTAAAGTGGTGGATAACCCTTTAAAAGATCACTCTTTTCCATCAGGACATACGACAGCCATTTTTTCACTAATTACTCCTTATGTCATTCATTTCCCAATCTTAGCAATCTTTCTATGTCCACTTGCCTTACTTGTGGGGGCTTCCCGTGTGTTCTTAGGACTACATTATCCCTCAGATGTATTGGTAGGCTCAATAATAGGAACCGTATTTGGTATTTTAGTAGTCTTTCTTTTATAAAAATTGCTAAAAAATCATAGGAGGGAATTTGATGAAAATTGCTATTTTTACTGATACTTTTACTCCTCAAGTGAATGGTGTAGCCCGTACCTTTCAGCGGTTTGTTGACTACCTGGATCAAAATAAAATTGAGTACCGCTTGTTCGTTCCAGAAGCTGAAGAAGAGGATCTCTATTCAAATCAAATCTTCAGGTTTAGTAGTCTTCCTTTTTTCCTATACCCAGAATGTAGATTGGCCCTCCCAAATGTTTTTCATATAAAAAAAGAATTAGAGCAATTTCAACCCGATCTTATTCACATTGCCACACCATTTAATATGGGATTAACTGGATTGTTTTTAGGGAAAAAGCTAAACATTCCGATTGTAGGCTCCTACCATACTCATTTTGATCGTTACTTAAAATACTATGATTTACAATTTCTTTCTAAATGGCTTTGGAGGTATATGAATTGGTTTCATCGTTCTTTTCAAAAAACATTTGTGCCTTCATTTGAAACGAAGGCTGATGTTGAGCTGAATGGTTTTTCAACCGTACATATTTGGAGTAGGGGTGTTGATTGTGAAAAGTTTAATCCTTCCTACTCATGTCTTGGTGTTCGAGAAAAGTATGAGATAAAAGCTCCCTACATCGTTAGTTACGTTGGTCGATTAGCACCCGAAAAAGACATAGATGTATTAATGAATGCTGCAGAGCATTTACCGTTAGTGGCACAAAATAAAATCCATTGGCTCATAGCTGGAGACGGCCCATTGTATGAAGAGTTACAAAAATCAAAACCACCTAATATGACTTTCACGGGCTATTTAAAGGGAGATGAGTTGGCTGAAGTTTATTCAGTCTCAGATTTATTTGTGTTCCCATCAAGCACAGAAACGTTTGGAAATGTGGTGTTAGAAGCACATGCAAGTGGAACGGCAGTTGTTGGGGCAAGGGCAGGTGGTGTTCAAGAAATTATTCAACATAACAAGACCGGTTTATTATGTGAGCCAGGCAATGTTGAGGAATTCTCCATTGCTATTAGTAAGCTAATTATGGACCCCACTCGAATGAAAGAGATGGGACTAAACGCAAGAAAGTATGCTAAAACACAGTCATGGGATTCAATTTTCACAAATTTGTTATTTCACTATGAGGAAGTTATCAACCCAAAACACGAGGTAACGAAGAGCAGAGTTATTAATCTGTGAGTGGAGGTGAGAGAGCATATGAGAAAAATTGCGATCGTTGGAACAGGCTACGTGGGCTTAGTAACCGGAGTGTGTTTAGCCGAGATAGGGCATCAGGTTACATGTATTGATAATAATGTTGATAAAATTGCAACATTACTAGATGGAAAATCACCGATTTATGAACCAGGTTTAGAAAAATTGATTCATAGAAATATGGCTGAAAAACGTTTGGAGTTTACAACGAATCACCGTGAGGCATTTTTTAAGGTGGAAGTAATTTACCTTGCAGTTGGAACTCCACAAAATAGAGACGGATCCGCCAATTTGGATTGCATTTTTCAAGCTGCCCGGGAAATAAGTGAACATGTCTCGGGTGAAATCGTTGTAGTTGTAAAAAGTACGGTACCAGTTGGAACGAATGATAAAATTAAACAAAGTATTGAGGAAAATGCACTGAGTCCATTGAAGGTGGATGTCGTGTCAAACCCTGAATTTTTAAGGGAAGGTCATGCAATCTATGATACATTTCACGGAGATAGAATAGTAATCGGTTCATCAAGTAAGAGAGCTGCTGCAATCATCGCAGAAATCAATGAACCTTTTAACATACCAATCATTCATACTGATGTGAGAAGTGCGGAAATGATTAAATATGCATCGAATGCTTTTCTCGCCACAAAAATTAGTTTTATTAATGAGATTTCAACCATTTGTGAAAAAGTTGGGGCAAATATCGAGGATGTAGCTTATGGAATGGGGCAGGACTCTAGGATAGGCTCACAATTTTTAAAAGCGGGAATAGGCTACGGTGGATCTTGTTTTCCAAAGGACACAAAGGCGCTGGTCCAAATTGCAGGAAATGTAAAGCATACATTTGATCTATTAGAGTCTGTCATTCGAATCAACAACCACCAACAGTTAAAGCTTGTTGAAAAAGCATTACTCCGATTTGGAAGTTTAAAAGGGATGAGGGTGGCAATACTTGGTTTAGCTTTTAAACCAAACACGGATGATGTGCGTGAGGCGGCATCAATTGTTTTGGTGGAACGCCTTCTTGAAGAGGGGGGACGGATTACAGTTTATGATCCTGTTGCGATGGATAATGCTAGAAAAATATTGATGAATGAAGTGAATTATGCAGATAGTTTAAGAGAGGCTTTGTATCAAGCAGATATGGCATTGATTGTGACCGAGTGGGATGAAATTAAGGAGTTCCCTCTTGAAGAGTTTGAAAAGTTAATGGCTACTCCCATTATTTTTGATGGTCGTAATTGTTATCGTCTTGAAGATATCGAACAATACGCAATTGAATATCATTCAATTGGTCGTGCAATGATAAAGGCCACGCAACTAACATCGTAAAGTGTTAGCTGCGAGGCCTTTTTAAATACTTCTATTTAACATCAGTGGATTTAATAAGTTTGATGGAAGCCGCTAATTCCCTTGCATCTTCCATATCATTTACCATGTTTCCATTTTTAATATCCATTTTAGACTTATTATTATTTTCTTTTTCACGGTTCTTTTTCGCTAATGGTGACTCTAGTTTTTTCTTATCAAGGTAATCATCGATCTGACCAGAGCCCAATCCCTCATTAATCATCTCATCAATTTGTTTTTTCTTCTCTGTCATGATCCTATCACTCTCCTTACTATAATAGATACCCGAATTACCGAAAGCTAAACATAATTTTGTATTTTGTGTCTTTTGGGGCCAGACCCCCGGCGCGTTAAAGCTTTAAAGTGACGGGGGTCAGGCCCCCGGTGCGTTAATGCGTTACTATGGTGGGGGTCAGGCCCCATGTTTTTGTGATAGAATAATAGGTAGAGTTTTGTTAATGGATGGTGTACGTATGCAGGAGAAGAGGAAGTTAAAAGAGGTAGATTTATATAAGCCGGTACAGCAGTACTTTTCGAAGGAAGGGTATGATGTGTATGGTGAGGTGAAGGATTGTGATATCGTTGCTGAAAAAGGGGAGGACTTGGTCGTTATCGAGTTGAAGCTAACCCTTAGTGTTGATCTACTTGTACAGGCTGCGAAACGTCAGAAGTTAACGGACCAAGTGTATATCGCGATTCCAAAGCCGAAGTACCGAATTCCAAGTAAGCGTTGGACAGATTTGTGTCATTTAATCCGAAGATTGGAATTGGGCTTAATCGTCGTATCTTTTACTGGAAATCGTAAGAAGACAGAGATTATTATACATCCAACTCCATTTGACCGTCCAAAGAGCATGAGGCAGAATAGGAAAAAAAGAGAATCAATCGTTAAAGAAATCAGTGGGAGAAGTGCTGATTATAATATAGGTGGCAGTACAAAAACAAAAATCATGACAGCATATAAAGAAAACTGCATTCAAATCGCAAGTTATCTTGACCACTTTGGCCAATTAGCCCCAAAAGATTTGGTCAAAATGGGAACTGGAGATAAGACCTCGTCTATTTTAACGAAAAATTATTATGGGTGGTTTGACCGAATAAAAAGAGGGATATATCAAATTAGTGATAAAGGAAAGCTAGAGCTAAAGGAATTTCCTGACCTTGTTACGTACTATCTTGAAAAATTGGACAAGGAAAAATAAAGGAAAAATCGAGTTCCTTCCCGAATTAAATGGTATTAATTTAAAGGGGAAGTTGTAATGAACAAAAGACACGAGATTTTATTCAACCAATTAGAAACTTACCGGAGCTATGTAGTAGGGGTAGCAGGAACTGTAACTGCCGAACAAGCAGAGATAATCCCTAACGGCTTCAAAAACAATGTAAGATGGAACCTTGGTCACATTTATCTTGATCAATTTTTATGGATTCAAGCAGTGACAAAAGAAAAAGCTCCTGTTCCGGAACTGTTTAATGGCTGGTTTGGATATGGAACATCTCCAGATAATTTTACAGACGAAACACCTTCATTCGAAGAATTACTAGAGTTGTTGAAAGGTCAGCCTACTCAAATAAAACAATTATATGGTGAAAAACTCGAAGAAGAATTCGCTCCAACGGAAATGGGAATGCACACGATAGAACAAGTGTTAACCCGTACAATCTTCCATGAAGGGATGCATTTACAGACCATCCTTGACCTGAAAAAACTATTGTAATGATTGGGGCCTGACCCTCAGTGTGTTAACGCTTTAACGCACCGGGGGTCAGGCCCCATTTATTTTAGAAGAGAGTATACATTGGTATCGTGTGGCATTCCATTTTGATACATATAGTTTCGGAGAATGCCTTCTTTTTCAAAGCCAAGCTTTAGTAATAGTTCATTTGAAGCTTTATTGTCAATGAAAACGATAGCACCGATACGAGTCAATTCTAATTCAGTAAAACCGTATGAGATTACTTTTGAAACCACCTCAGTAGCGTAGCCTTTACGCCAGTGGTCAGGATGCAGTTCGTAGCCAATTTCTGCTCGTTTGTGCTTTGAAGACCAAGCGTTAAAGCCGATGGTTCCTATGAGTGTACTTGTTCCTTTTATTTGTATTCCCCATCGAATTCCACGATTCTCTTTGTAGTTCTTATCGAAAAATTCAACGAACTGGTGCGCTTGTTCTTTAGTAGTTAATGGTTCTTGCCCATAATACCGCGTAACTTCTTCATTAGAAAAGCAGTCAAAGATATTTTCGGCATCTTCCTGTTTTATCTCTCTTAGTTCTAGTCTCTCCGTTTCTAAAATAGGAAACATTTTGACACTCCCTTTAATCGCTTGATAGTACTATTGTTCAAGAAATGTAGATTAAATTCCTTTTTATTATTGGGAGAAAAATACATGAACTAAATAAAATAAAGTGTTATTGTAGTTAATAGTGAGGTCGGGAAGGAGGAACTAAAGTAAATGGATATCATCTTCATCATTTTATTTTTACTGGGAAGTTATTACTTATTACACTATCGTTTAAATTTAAGAAAAGCAGCGGAAACTTCAAAGAATGCACTGTATCCCATAACGGAGGATGAGTTTAGTAGCATCCTTTTGCCGAATGAGTATAAGGAAATGGAACCTTTGACGAAAGGAACAAAATCATATCAATATGTAAAGTGGGGGACATGGGTAGCCCTTTTCCTATTGGTAGTTTTATTATGGCTAGTCTTAACAACAGACTGGTTTGAATCATCTGCATTTACTGTTGTGTATTTATTTATAGCTATTATTACAGCAATCAGGCATAGGGGGAATCTATTTATCCTTCCAAAAGGCTTGATCTTAAATGGAAAATACTACTCTACGAATCAAATAAAGTACTTTGAAACAGAGCAAATTATTAAATGGCATGAGCTATATGGGCTCCATTCAAGAATTAACAACGCCTATAAACTATCATTTAAAGTAAGGAATAACTTTTTTCAGCCTGGTTTCGTCGTTATTGAGGATAAGATTCACCTCGAACGTATAGCCACATTACTTAAAGAGCTTGATATTCCTGAAAAAACAAACATACAAAAAGGGCCTGACACCTCTTTGCGTTAACACTTTAACGGACTGGGGGTCAGGCCCCACAAGACATATTTACATCATATTTTCAACTTGACCGTTTTGTTTATTGACGATGTACCAGCCGATGGTTGCTGTGTGGCTTTCTTTTTCGGTTGTGACGATATCATATACATGTATCACGTAATTACCTTCTTGATCATGATGGTCAAACTCTACAATTGTTGATGAGTCGGTACTTATATCGAGTTGTTGTCTGACTATTGATACGGCAATCTCTTTTGTTATAGCCTCTTGATTTTTCTCGTTTTCATGATCAAGGTGTTCAATATCAATTGAATCGACGATCCACTTTTTCTCAGTAAAAGATAGGTTGAAAATCATATTTACATAACCTAGGAGTTCATTGTTTCTTTCTTGAATGAGTCTATAATTCCTTTCATCTACATTAACAAGGGAATATTCTTTGTCTTGAACAAACCAGGTTGGTGAATCCATTGCTTTTAAAATAATCTTACCATTCTCTTCTCTAAAGTAAGTCTCCGCATACCACTCTGCTAATTCTTTAGACATGGTTGACTGAAAGTGGACCATTACCTCGTCTATTGAAGAGAAGTTTAATAACCTACCTTTTTTATCCCTTTTTTCAACAAGTTTCATAAAAGACTCTTTATAATTGCTCATAATTTGTTCTGCGTCTGGATTAGGAACTGTATTATTTGTTTCCTCATCTTGAATTTCTTGGATATCTCTTTCTTCTTCTATATTATTATCCTGCTTAGATGTTGCGCTTTCCTCACTATTGGAACAGGAAGTAAGCAAGATAGAAGTGAGAACAAGTACAATTGGTTTACGCATAATGTAGCTCCTTTCCTGATGGGCTATTACTACATTACCACTTTTTAATGATTGTAAACTAAAATGATTGTCTGCATCTGTGTTAGATATTGAACTATAAACAAAAAGCTAGAACTCATTGATTCATTGAGTTCTAGCTTTTTAGTTTTAATTGAGTTTCAAGTTTTGAAAAAATAAAATGTGTCACAGTTGATGCATAAGGTGCAACTGTATTGATAAATTCCTCAGCCTTTGAAAAATTTTCGAATTGAAGTTTAACCATATAACAGGCATTGCCCGCGATACGGTAACAGAACTCTACGTTAGGAAGCTTCTCAATTAGCTTTTTAAAAGATTGATAGTCACCATTTTTCACTGTAGCCTCTACAATGCATTCAATGGGATAACCTACCTTTTCATAGTCAATTTCAAGTGTGTATCTTTTTATGATACCAAATGACTCCATTTGTCTAACTCTTTCAGTAACAGAAGGGGAGGATAGATTAATTCTTCTACCAAGCTCACTCATCGACAATCGGCTATTTTCTTTTAATTCATCAATTATTTTACGATCAATTTCATCTATTTTCATTTTTAAAGTAAATCTCCTTATTGGATTAAATTTTACTATTATTATTTAGTAAAATGTTATGTATTTAATGTGAAATGTAATTGGAAATCTTTATCCTTAATATACAAGGAGGAGATATTTATGGCAATTATTTCTGAATCAAAAATAGGAGAAACTCCATTTCAAAAACTAATAGGGCATAACAAACATCTAATGGAAGCATGGGCAGGGTTAGGGAGTGTGCTAGAAAAAGAGGGTCTCTTAACAGCAAAGTTAAAAGAGCAAGTGAGAAGAACACTTGCACAGAAAAATGGATGTGAATATTGTAAAGCAAAAGGTAAACCTAAAGCTGAAACGTTTGATGAAAAAACCTCTATTGCAGTGGGATTTTCAGAAGTCTTTTTATCTTATCCAAATGGGAATATACCGGACTATGCTTTCAATATTTTAAAAGAGCAATTTTCTGAACCTGAAATTAGTGAATTATGTGCATTTATCTGTTTCACTATCGCCCAACAATACTTTGGGGCAATGATGAAACTACTACCAGAATGAAAAGCTTTTACACTTTAAACGAGTGGGGGCCTGACCCCCGGTGCGTTAACGCTTTACCGTGATCGGGGTCAGGCCCCAATCTCAGTTAGAAAAGATTTCATGAATATTACCATCGGGATCAGCAAAGAAGGCAGTCGTTTGGCCCCATGGCATGGCACTTGGAGCTTTCACAGGTGTAGCTCCTTTTGAAACAATTTCTTCAAATGTCTTTTGAACATCTGCTGGAGAGTCACAAGGGAAAGCAAGTTCAAATGCTTGTCCATTTTTCTCGTCCTGATAAGATGGATGGCCACCTGTTACTTGAGTCATAATCTCTCTATTGCATATAGCAAACCGAGCACCCTCAGACTCAAATTCAACATAATTATCCATATCACTTTTTATCTCAAAACCAAGAACATCTTTGTAGAAGTTTTTCATCGTAGGTACATCTTTTGTTAAGATTGTGATTAATGCAATTTGAGCTTTCATTACTATCACTCCAAATCGATTATTTAAATGATTTACATTTACATAATAACCTAAAATTTCCACTAGCTTCAATTTAAATTTTGGGGCCTGACCCCCGGTGCGTTAAAGCTTTAACGCGGTGGGGGTCAGGTCCCGTTCGTCATATTTGCAGGATTTGGGATGTTTTAGGAGAATAAGAGAAGAGTGTTATTTTTAGGAGTTAGGTGGTTTTATGGGAAATACGATTGATCAAGAGGTAGCAGTTGCAAAGGCAATTGAATATATGAAAGAGAATTTAGATAAGGACATCACTTCAGAAGAGTTGGCGAGACGGGTGGGGTATAGCCCCTTTCATTTTTCAAGGATATTTAAGGAGATTACAGGTGTGTCCCCACGACATTTTTTGTCGGCATTGCGGATTGAATCAGGGAAGAGAGTCCTGGTAAATTCATCTTCATCATCTGTCTTAAAAGCACTCCTAACAGTGGGTTTTAAGAGTTTGGGAACATTTAGTAGTAAGTTTAAACATTTTGTAGGTTTGTCCCCAAAGCAATTTCAATTGAGCACAGAGGAGTTAACTGATTTTATTAATCACTTTGGTAAGTCACAGACTGCTTCGCATCTAGAAGTAGGTAAGCCTCCAATGTTGACTTGCAAACTCGAGGTGCCGGTAAATTTTAAGGGTGTCATTTTTGTCGGACTTTTTCCAAGACCCATTCCTGACCAAAAGCCCATTGTAGGGACTGCTTTTACCCAGCAACAAACGAGCTGTACATTTTCAGAGATTCCGCCTGGAAGTTATTTTTTGTTAGTAACAGCTATAAAAATAAGCTTGAACCCTAGAGATTATTTTTTACTTGATACGGCACTCAGAGGAAAGTATGACAAGATGATTGAGGTCAGGGAAGATACTCGGTTGGAATTAAAGCTTACATTACGAGAACCGGTGCCTTCAGATCCGCCAATATTAATTAATCTGCCGAAGTTATTACTTGAAAAAGAAAGAAATAAAGCAAACTAGAAGAATTTTTAGGATTCAATGATTGATAAACTAAAGCTATGAAAAAAGGAGATGAATATATGATAAACAGTGTGTGTGTATTAACCATTAAAGTCGACAATATTCAGGCAGCCATCGATTTTTATACAAATGTATTGGATTTCAACGTTTCAAAGTATTATGGGGAGAAGATTGTTAGTTTACAACATGAAGCGGTTCCGATTGTTTTAGAGGAGACCGAGCACCAACTTTTAGGAAATAGACAGGGTGTGTTACTTGGCCTACTTTCACAAGATATTGAACAAGATTTTTCACAGTTAAAGGCAAAAGGAGTTAAGGTTCTTTTTGATGAGCCGAAACCGTGTCCACCGGGGCGATATTTTGTCATTGAGGATCCTTCGAGGAACGAAATCGAACTAGTACAATTTTTATAAGGGTGAATTAATATGATATATGAAATGACTGTTCAAGTCCGTGTTTCATCGATGGTTGAGGGGCAAAAGTGGTATCAAACTCTGTTAAATAGAGAGCCTGATTTTGTTCCACATGATGGGTTTGCAGAATGGGAGCTTATCCCGGGTTGCTGGTTACAGGTTGCAGAGGGGACTCCTTTAGAGGGAAGTGGACCTATACGGCTAGGTGTAAATAGCATAGAATCCGAGCGCGATAGATTAGTGAAAGAGCTTGAATTAGAGAAGTTTCAAATTCATGGTCGAGAAGAAGTTCCAGTAAGATGGGCCACTTTTACAGATCCATGGGGGAACCGGATTGGATTCTTTGAATATGTTGACCTTGTGGAAATGGAAGAAAGAGTGAGTCGGATTGAAAATGTAATGAAATAAGCGTGGTGCTTCAATGGGAGGCTATATCTCCTTATATTCATAGCTAAGTATCCGTAGGTGTTTGGTAAGGTAGGAGCATTTTCACCAATCATTGCTTTTGCAAAAAATGACTACATGGACTTTTTAAAAAATATATCAAGAACGAGGATCGTATACTAAACGGTCCTCGTTCTTATATTTGTTTACAAAGAAAAAATAGATTGCCAATTACGAAATAGCATGTTATTGTATCAAATGTAACTATTCAAATCGTAAGTATTACGGTTTACGAATTGTGAAATTACATAGTCATTACGAGTATTTCTAGATTTATTTTAGTTTTTAAATCGTAATAATTTCGTTTTAAGAGGAGTTTTTATATTATGAAAAAAGTACCTGTAACAGTGTTGAGTGGATATTTAGGGTCTGGCAAAACGACTTTGCTAAATCATATTTTACAAAACAGAGAAGACAAAAAAGTAGCCGTTATCGTGAATGATATGAGTGAAATTAATATTGATGCATCACTCGTGAAGCAAGGTGGATTTTCACGTACGGAAGAAAAACTTGTTGAAATGCAGAATGGATGTATTTGTTGTACGTTAAGAGAAGACTTAATTAAAGAGGTAGAAAAGCTTGCAAAATTAGGTGATATTGATTATATCGTCATTGAATCTACAGGTATTAGTGAGCCTGTTCCAGTAGCTCAAACGTTTACGTATGTTGATGAAAATCTTGGGATTGATTTGTCAG
Encoded here:
- a CDS encoding Lrp/AsnC family transcriptional regulator, which produces MKIDEIDRKIIDELKENSRLSMSELGRRINLSSPSVTERVRQMESFGIIKRYTLEIDYEKVGYPIECIVEATVKNGDYQSFKKLIEKLPNVEFCYRIAGNACYMVKLQFENFSKAEEFINTVAPYASTVTHFIFSKLETQLKLKS
- a CDS encoding DUF2161 domain-containing phosphodiesterase, which gives rise to MDGVRMQEKRKLKEVDLYKPVQQYFSKEGYDVYGEVKDCDIVAEKGEDLVVIELKLTLSVDLLVQAAKRQKLTDQVYIAIPKPKYRIPSKRWTDLCHLIRRLELGLIVVSFTGNRKKTEIIIHPTPFDRPKSMRQNRKKRESIVKEISGRSADYNIGGSTKTKIMTAYKENCIQIASYLDHFGQLAPKDLVKMGTGDKTSSILTKNYYGWFDRIKRGIYQISDKGKLELKEFPDLVTYYLEKLDKEK
- a CDS encoding phosphatase PAP2 family protein, whose protein sequence is MITKWVNHLHQWECGLFLTLNSRFDRQHLNLFFRQITHLGGARFTIIITIAIILISFMPLKMWAIESAIALATSHMLVSIIKKLYPRSRPYLSVSHAKVVDNPLKDHSFPSGHTTAIFSLITPYVIHFPILAIFLCPLALLVGASRVFLGLHYPSDVLVGSIIGTVFGILVVFLL
- a CDS encoding carboxymuconolactone decarboxylase family protein — protein: MAIISESKIGETPFQKLIGHNKHLMEAWAGLGSVLEKEGLLTAKLKEQVRRTLAQKNGCEYCKAKGKPKAETFDEKTSIAVGFSEVFLSYPNGNIPDYAFNILKEQFSEPEISELCAFICFTIAQQYFGAMMKLLPE
- a CDS encoding UDP-glucose dehydrogenase family protein, which gives rise to MRKIAIVGTGYVGLVTGVCLAEIGHQVTCIDNNVDKIATLLDGKSPIYEPGLEKLIHRNMAEKRLEFTTNHREAFFKVEVIYLAVGTPQNRDGSANLDCIFQAAREISEHVSGEIVVVVKSTVPVGTNDKIKQSIEENALSPLKVDVVSNPEFLREGHAIYDTFHGDRIVIGSSSKRAAAIIAEINEPFNIPIIHTDVRSAEMIKYASNAFLATKISFINEISTICEKVGANIEDVAYGMGQDSRIGSQFLKAGIGYGGSCFPKDTKALVQIAGNVKHTFDLLESVIRINNHQQLKLVEKALLRFGSLKGMRVAILGLAFKPNTDDVREAASIVLVERLLEEGGRITVYDPVAMDNARKILMNEVNYADSLREALYQADMALIVTEWDEIKEFPLEEFEKLMATPIIFDGRNCYRLEDIEQYAIEYHSIGRAMIKATQLTS
- a CDS encoding GNAT family N-acetyltransferase, which produces MFPILETERLELREIKQEDAENIFDCFSNEEVTRYYGQEPLTTKEQAHQFVEFFDKNYKENRGIRWGIQIKGTSTLIGTIGFNAWSSKHKRAEIGYELHPDHWRKGYATEVVSKVISYGFTELELTRIGAIVFIDNKASNELLLKLGFEKEGILRNYMYQNGMPHDTNVYSLLK
- a CDS encoding ring-cleaving dioxygenase, with the translated sequence MNGLKGIHHVTAITSSAEKNYEFFTYVLGMRLVKKTVNQDDIQTYHLFFADDKGNPGTDMTFFDFPGIQKGSHGTNEISKTSFRVPSDAAIYYWEKRFDRLEVKHTGVEEQFGKKTITFVDFDDQQYQLISDENDNGVESGTPWEKGPIPLEYAITGLGPLFIRIANFDYFKEMMEKVLQFKEIGQEGDFHLFEVGEGGNGAQVVVEENSTLPQSYQGFGTVHHAAFRVEDRSVIDEWDQRLRSFGFQTSGFVDRYFFGSLYARVAPQILFEFATDGPGFMGDEPYETLGEKLSLPPFLEPKREQIEKLVRPIDTVRSTIEFTKE
- a CDS encoding glycosyltransferase family 4 protein translates to MKIAIFTDTFTPQVNGVARTFQRFVDYLDQNKIEYRLFVPEAEEEDLYSNQIFRFSSLPFFLYPECRLALPNVFHIKKELEQFQPDLIHIATPFNMGLTGLFLGKKLNIPIVGSYHTHFDRYLKYYDLQFLSKWLWRYMNWFHRSFQKTFVPSFETKADVELNGFSTVHIWSRGVDCEKFNPSYSCLGVREKYEIKAPYIVSYVGRLAPEKDIDVLMNAAEHLPLVAQNKIHWLIAGDGPLYEELQKSKPPNMTFTGYLKGDELAEVYSVSDLFVFPSSTETFGNVVLEAHASGTAVVGARAGGVQEIIQHNKTGLLCEPGNVEEFSIAISKLIMDPTRMKEMGLNARKYAKTQSWDSIFTNLLFHYEEVINPKHEVTKSRVINL
- a CDS encoding FkbM family methyltransferase — encoded protein: MSNLYRNLVEMPIVTKVWSKYPKIWKHLVNVGLFIKYKTIHFEKLPSSIKLPSSFDLHINPEENRGRALLIRNGLIQEGLARFWVSSVHSFSPTIVLDVGVNYGEYLFTVKYPKSTKIYGIEANEQLLNYIDKSLENHPNKSQFNIIHAFATNREQQTHPFYIDKNWSGTSSGNAFNFEKVEKKVVPTITVDSLLKEANLKKERILFKIDVEGYEALVLEGMEHTIKNSKHLLGIIEFDSIYLQKAGTNLHLFLNKLDTNFYVYLFNKDGQLLKIDYLSLETLQKALKSKHIHTDLILSTTEL
- a CDS encoding DinB family protein, coding for MNKRHEILFNQLETYRSYVVGVAGTVTAEQAEIIPNGFKNNVRWNLGHIYLDQFLWIQAVTKEKAPVPELFNGWFGYGTSPDNFTDETPSFEELLELLKGQPTQIKQLYGEKLEEEFAPTEMGMHTIEQVLTRTIFHEGMHLQTILDLKKLL